The following coding sequences lie in one Mesorhizobium sp. NZP2298 genomic window:
- a CDS encoding aminotransferase class III-fold pyridoxal phosphate-dependent enzyme — translation MPPQDLANDQPNPYRRPEGMSAEAFLDQKVQELEDRIVELGPENVACFIAEPSLASGGVVPPVGHHSSTLEVCRRHDVLYISDEVVTGFGRNGAIFASEPVYGIVPDMITCAKGLTSGYVPLGAVMVSDRLYRRIAETTEGRIFANGFTYSSHPVAGAAGLKNLEIMEREEICAHVREVGPYFQAALKPLMDSPIVGDVRGSHLMACCR, via the coding sequence ATGCCGCCGCAGGACCTCGCCAACGACCAACCCAATCCCTACCGGCGCCCGGAAGGCATGTCGGCCGAGGCCTTCCTCGATCAGAAGGTGCAGGAGCTCGAAGACAGGATCGTGGAGCTTGGCCCCGAGAACGTCGCCTGCTTCATCGCCGAGCCGAGCCTGGCCTCGGGCGGCGTCGTGCCGCCCGTGGGGCATCACAGCAGCACGCTGGAGGTCTGCCGGCGCCATGACGTGCTCTACATCTCGGATGAGGTCGTCACCGGTTTCGGCCGCAACGGCGCGATCTTTGCCTCGGAACCTGTCTATGGCATCGTGCCCGACATGATCACCTGCGCCAAGGGGCTGACGTCGGGCTATGTGCCGCTGGGCGCCGTGATGGTGTCCGATCGCCTCTACCGGCGGATCGCGGAGACGACCGAAGGCAGGATCTTCGCCAACGGCTTCACCTATTCCTCGCATCCGGTCGCCGGCGCCGCCGGCCTGAAGAATCTGGAGATCATGGAGCGCGAGGAGATCTGCGCCCATGTCCGCGAGGTCGGCCCCTATTTCCAGGCCGCGCTGAAGCCGCTGATGGACTCGCCGATCGTCGGCGACGTGCGCGGCAGCCACCTGATGGCCTGCTGCCGCTAG